A genomic segment from Cyprinus carpio isolate SPL01 chromosome A4, ASM1834038v1, whole genome shotgun sequence encodes:
- the LOC109061218 gene encoding potassium voltage-gated channel subfamily A member 5-like, whose protein sequence is MDRFREDEGFIKEEEKPLPQNEFQKQVWLIFEYPESSSPARGIAIVSVIVITISIITFCLETLPEFRDERELPVTSRAVNGTQERPSLTFSDPFFIIETTCVIWFTFELFVRFFACPSKSEFSKTIMNIIDIMSIMPYFITLGTELAEQQGQEHNNGQQAMSLAILRVIRLVRVFRIFKLSRHSKGLQILGQTLKASMRELGLLIFFLFIGVILFSSAVFFAEADEPESHFSSIPDAFWWAVVTMTTVGYGDMRPVTVGGKIVGSLCAIAGVLTIALPVPVIVSNFNYFYHRETDQDQASLREEPNNGGPSNPSEELHGLRKSSTSNSKDGDHNEETNIPVEKTNTKANSRMDIKRSLYTFCLDARETDL, encoded by the coding sequence ATGGACCGTTTCCGCGAGGATGAGGGCTTTATCAAAGAAGAAGAGAAGCCATTGCCACAGAATGAGTTTCAGAAACAGGTATGGCTCATCTTTGAGTACCCTGAAAGCTCTAGTCCTGCACGAGGCATAGCTATTGTCTCCGTCATCGTCATAACCATCTCCATCATAACTTTCTGCCTGGAAACTTTACCCGAGTTTCGCGACGAGCGAGAGCTTCCAGTGACTAGTCGCGCTGTCAATGGTACTCAAGAGCGTCCATCACTCACCTTTAGCGACCCGTTCTTCATCATTGAAACCACCTGTGTGATTTGGTTCACCTTTGAGCTCTTCGTGCGCTTCTTTGCTTGTCCTAGTAAGTCTGAATTCTCCAAAACCATCATGAATATCATTGACATCATGTCTATCATGCCTTACTTCATCACCTTGGGCACAGAGTTGGCGGAGCAGCAGGGCCAGGAGCACAATAATGGCCAGCAGGCCATGTCATTGGCCATACTGAGGGTCATTCGTTTGGTTCGGGTGTTTCGCATATTTAAGCTGTCTAGACACTCCAAGGGACTTCAGATCTTGGGCCAGACTCTAAAAGCCAGCATGCGAGAGCTGGGCCTCTTGATCTTCTTTCTTTTCATTGGTGTCATATTATTCTCCAGTGCTGTTTTCTTCGCGGAGGCAGATGAACCCGAGTCTCACTTCTCCAGCATCCCAGATGCCTTCTGGTGGGCTGTAGTGACCATGACAACAGTTGGATATGGTGACATGAGACCGGTGACTGTGGGGGGCAAAATTGTGGGCTCGCTGTGTGCCATCGCAGGGGTGTTGACAATTGCGTTACCGGTGCCTGTCATTGTGTCTAACTTCAACTATTTCTACCACAGAGAAACTGACCAAGACCAGGCGTCTCTCAGAGAAGAGCCTAATAATGGTGGCCCTTCAAACCCAAGTGAGGAACTTCATGGGTTGAGGAAATCATCAACCTCGAACTCAAAAGATGGAGAtcacaatgaagaaacaaacattccAGTCGAGAAGACTAACACGAAAGCTAACAGCAGAATGGATATTAAACGCTCCCTTTATACGTTTTGCTTGGACGCTAGAGAAACTGACCTCTAG